Genomic segment of uncultured Desulfobacter sp.:
ATTTTAATTGGTTTTTCGGGATAGCCTGCAAATGCGGGGGTAAAAAGGGCTGCCAAGGCAACCAGCACAATAAGTACCGAAGATAATATTTTTTTTTCCATTACTCCTCCTCTATCTTTGGATTATTAAAAAAACGATTTTGCTTTTTTTCTTTTATGGTTTGGGACAAGGATCTGATTATGGGAATCAGCAAAAAAATCAACGCGACGGAAAAGAGGACCATAGCGATGGGGGAGGTGCCGATGTATTGGATGACGGACATATCTCCCTTGTAAACCGCAGCCTGCCCCAGGCGGTACTCAAGTTCCGGTCCCAAAACATACCCGATAATCAGTGGGGTGATGGGAAAGCCGCCGATACGCAGGGAAAACGCGCAGATCCCAATGGCAAGGGCCACCGGGATGTCGAATACATTTCCTCTGGGAAGGTAGACCCCGACCAGTGAGCAAACCACAACCAGGCCCAGCAACACCGGTGCGGAGAGCTTGATCAGGTATCCGAAGCATTTTACCGTTAAAATAGCTGCAGGAATGAGCAGCAGGTTGGCCAGGATTAGATTAATGAAGGCCGAATAGACCACTTCCGGATGGTCGGCCATGAGCCTGACCCCGGGGGTGATGCCGTGGAGGGTCAGGGTGGCCAGCATCAGGGCGGCAACCGGCTCTCCGGGAATGCCTAAGGCCAAAGTGGGAATCAGGGCGCCCCCTGTCACGGCGTTGTTGCTGGACTCTGCGGCAATGAGACCGTCGGGTTCCCCCTGGCCGAATCGGTTTCCGTTTTTCGATGACCGTCGCCCCACGGTGTAGGCGATAAATGTCGCGGCTGTTGCCCCTGTACCCGGCAGGGTTCCCAGGCCCACTCCGATGAGTGAAGAGCGGATAAGCCCCTGGATTCGGCCCTTCCATTCCTTGAGGCCCGGAAAGCGGATCTGGGTACATTTAATGGGCGTAACCTCTTTGTTGGTTTTTAGCTCATAGATCCGAAAGAAGACTTCGGCAAGGGGAAATACCCCCACAACGACCGGCATCAGGGCAATGCCCGCCACAAGGTTGTCGCTGCCAAAGGCAAAGCGGATTTCTCCGCTTATGGGATCAGAGCCAACGGTGGCGATGAAAAGCCCGAGCACACCCATAAGCATGCCCTTGAGTTGGTTGCCCTCGGAAAGACTTGAGATGCAGGCAAGGCCCATGCAAATCAGGCCGCAGATATTTCTAAGGGGCCACCGTATTTAACCGATAGTTTGGCAAGTTGTGGAGCTGCAACAATAAGAAAGAGGCAGGAGATCAGACCACCGACCACCGAAGAGATCGTGACCCACCCAAGCGCCTTGTCCGCCCGACCGGCCCTCGCCATGGGATAACCGTCCATACCGGTAGCAGCAGACTGGGGGGTGCCGGGAGTATTGAGCAGGACCGCCGATATGGAGCCGCCGTAAACCGAAGATGCGTAGACTCCGAGTAGAAGTGCGATGGCAGGCACATTGTCCATGGCAAGGGTGAATGGGATACAGACCGTGATGGCAACGGCCGTTCCAAGGCCGGGCAGGGCTCCGACCACGGCTCCGAAAAGAACCCCTATGGCCAGCATCATAAGAGCCTCAATCGAGAGAGACATGGATGCGGCCGACAGAATATTATCCAACATGACTATCTCCTTATCCGCCCGAAAGCATGCTGAAAATATTGGGCGGCATGGGAACTTCCAGAAGTATTTCAAAAATCAGCCAGACAGATACGGCTGTAACTGTTGCAAGCAGAATCATCCGCCCGGGATGACGGTAGTTCAGAATATAGAAAAAGACCAGAAGAAAAAAAACGTGGAGGCAATCAGTCCCAGGTATTTAAACATCACCATGTAAAGGACCATGGCCAATGCCGAACCTGCCAAAACCTTGAAACTTGCTTTGATGGAAGACAGATCAAAGGGTTTGCGGGGAATGACAAGGTAGAATACCGAAAGAACCACCCAGGCCCAAAGCAGATATCTCGGATAGGTCATGGGACCCAGTTCGTCCGAAGATACGTAAAAAACCACCCGTTCGGCGTAGGTCTCCTTTAAAAGAAATCCGCCGGCCAGGATAAAGAAAAGCGCCACAAAATTTTTAGGGGTGACAATCGATTTCATATTCCCTCCCTGAAAGGCTTAGACACAATCTTTGTTCAGGTGTTCTTCATATAACTGCTGTAGTTTCTGGGTGACAGGTCCGCAGGTCCCGTTGCCGATGGCACGGCCGTCGATTTCGCTAACATGGCGCAGGCCGCCGAATGTCCCGGTGACAAAGGATTCTTCAGCCACATAGGTTTCCAGCAGACTGAAATTTTTTTCTCTTACGGGGATATTGTTTGCCCGGCACAATTCTATGACGTTTTCTCTGGTGATTCCATGGAGGCAATAGTCCCCTGTGGAAGTCCAGATTTCTCCTCTACGGACAATGAAAAAGCTGGTGGAGTTACAGGCAGAAACAAAGCCATGGGGGTCCAGCATCAGGGCTTCGTCAGCCCCGGCCTTTGTTACCTGAATGCAGGAGAGAACGCAGTTTAGTTTACTCAAGGGGTGGAGTTTGGGATCCTGGACATCCGGCCTTCCCCGCCGGTTGTAGACCGTATACAACCGAATGCCTTTGCTGGTATCTCCCAAAACCTTGTATTCGGGAATGATGACCAGGGTACTTCTCCCTACGTTGACCCGGGGGTCCTGAAAAGGGGTGGTCTTTTTCCCCCTGCTGAAAATCAGGCGGATGTGAACATTGGTTTCCATCTGGTTGGCATTCAAGGTGTCGTAGATAGCCGTAACAATTTCCTGGTTGGTCATTCCCAAATCCATGTCCAAGGCGGCAGCACTTTCCCTTAACCGGTAGAGGTGCTGATCTACAAAGGCCAGTTTCCCGTTGTGCAAC
This window contains:
- a CDS encoding tripartite tricarboxylate transporter permease encodes the protein MGLACISSLSEGNQLKGMLMGVLGLFIATVGSDPISGEIRFAFGSDNLVAGIALMPVVVGVFPLAEVFFRIYELKTNKEVTPIKCTQIRFPGLKEWKGRIQGLIRSSLIGVGLGTLPGTGATAATFIAYTVGRRSSKNGNRFGQGEPDGLIAAESSNNAVTGGALIPTLALGIPGEPVAALMLATLTLHGITPGVRLMADHPEVVYSAFINLILANLLLIPAAILTVKCFGYLIKLSAPVLLGLVVVCSLVGVYLPRGNVFDIPVALAIGICAFSLRIGGFPITPLIIGYVLGPELEYRLGQAAVYKGDMSVIQYIGTSPIAMVLFSVALIFLLIPIIRSLSQTIKEKKQNRFFNNPKIEEE
- a CDS encoding tripartite tricarboxylate transporter permease, whose protein sequence is MLDNILSAASMSLSIEALMMLAIGVLFGAVVGALPGLGTAVAITVCIPFTLAMDNVPAIALLLGVYASSVYGGSISAVLLNTPGTPQSAATGMDGYPMARAGRADKALGWVTISSVVGGLISCLFLIVAAPQLAKLSVKYGGPLEISAA
- a CDS encoding tripartite tricarboxylate transporter TctB family protein, with the translated sequence MKSIVTPKNFVALFFILAGGFLLKETYAERVVFYVSSDELGPMTYPRYLLWAWVVLSVFYLVIPRKPFDLSSIKASFKVLAGSALAMVLYMVMFKYLGLIASTFFFFWSFSIF
- a CDS encoding aminotransferase class IV; the encoded protein is MHNGKLAFVDQHLYRLRESAAALDMDLGMTNQEIVTAIYDTLNANQMETNVHIRLIFSRGKKTTPFQDPRVNVGRSTLVIIPEYKVLGDTSKGIRLYTVYNRRGRPDVQDPKLHPLSKLNCVLSCIQVTKAGADEALMLDPHGFVSACNSTSFFIVRRGEIWTSTGDYCLHGITRENVIELCRANNIPVREKNFSLLETYVAEESFVTGTFGGLRHVSEIDGRAIGNGTCGPVTQKLQQLYEEHLNKDCV